The region AGGACCGGAACACAAATTTCAGTGGCAAAGTGGGGACATCTTGACTGGTTTTTACAACTCTGAAGCTACAAAATCCAACCCTTAAATGTTCAAGGGTTTAGATGTCTGAATCCAGTTCTCAAGGCCGtcaatccagccaggttttgtgtcctaccaggcagaaaacgcTCCTTCAAGGGAAGTGGGACCCCAGCTGAAAGGCTGGTCAAGCTGGTAGGATGGAAAACCTGGATGGACCAGAGCGCTGGAGGACTGGCTCGGGACACCAGGGACTGCATTATGACaatcaaagtcctcacaaagttagaagtaaaaatgtgtttcGAAACATCTGGAAAGcctgaaaacatgaagcagacaTGTTTTATGAAAACAGATCATTTTATGAACAACCTGCTGTGATCCAAATCACTCCACAATTTCTAAATATCCGCTTCCTCACATTTGCAATGATGTTTTGATTTggttttgaaatttaaaaaaaaaaaaatgctgtaaaatctgaacataaaagcatttttatgaGTATGAAACGACACCCGGAGTCCTGGCTGTTTCTCCAAACTTGTAGAAGCggctgtgtgcagcctggacaGCCTCGTCTCGGTTCCTTCTGTCCATTTTAGGCCTCCGTCCAGTCACACGTCCTCATGTAACGAGTCCTGCTGAATTTCACAGTGAATAAATTTGCACCAGGAAAAAAGGCCCCGCTCGGCTCCAGCCAATTCCTCTTAGCTGCTCTGCTAACAGACTCTGTGTTCTCTCCAAATCTGCACCTCTAAAACGCTCGGATGAGACACGAGTTTCAGCATCTAAatataaaaaccttttttttttttttttccctccttaaaGAACTTGGCTTGTCACACAAGAGGAGGCACCCAGACGCGGAGCCCTCATCTTGgcatgatggaggaggaggggggcccCTGCGCAGCGGAGGCTCCCAGACTTGCGAACGTCATATGGTGGGGAACAGGAGTGATGGACCGCTCCGTGAACGCAGCCATCTGGTTTGGGCTGGAGCAGATTTCAGCTGCGTTCTGGGGGCAAAATAACCCGGCGCTTCCAATATGCGGGGGAAAGCGAACAGTCAGGAGCGGGGCCAAATACttgaagagttaaaaaaaaaaaaaaaatcaatgaataaAAGCGGAGAGAGAAGCAAtcaggagagggaagaaaataACACGGTGGTGGGCGGCTGGAATAAGGAAGCGAACAGGCTTGTGTCATCAAGGCTGTCTTCCAAACGGCGAGCGCAGCAAAGGTGTCGGGATGCTTAATCACCAGGAACAATGAGTCAATCGGCAGAGTTTGACTAGGCTTCATTTAATCTGGAACCAGAGACTTCAGAGGAAAGTCTGCTCAGAGGATCCACCAGAACTCAACTGGAAATCCATCCAACCAGCTTCCGTTCTCACCCACCTGTGCTGCTGTAACATGAAATATGGTGAAAAGATTTAAAGCTGCGTTCAGCCAGGGCGGCTGATGGATTCTGGCTAATCTTAATTATggttttcattatttatttcagtAGTTTGCTCGGATCGTACGGGAAAGAATCCTCAATATTTTCCTGCTGAGCCCTTTGTTAGACAAGAACAGAACTAAAGAAGGTCTGACTGTAAAACGCCGGGCTGAACTTACATTGTTGCAGTAGAAGGTGTAGAAGACTCCGGGGACGTAGCAGCCCAAGATGCCGATGGAAACACCGGCGTAATCCAGAGCCATCCAGCGGCGGCTGGTCTTCTCTGAGCGATGGCAGCAGAACAGGTGATAACCCACCGAGCACAGCATACACAGCTGAAGGAGAAACACACCAGTCAGGCAGCCCAAGATGTGAGCAAATGGGTAGAAAATATTTATTCCAAATTCCTGCACCATCTCATTTTCAATGTGATTACAATAACTGCCAATATTTGGGAAATTTGGGACCCATTCCGATCAAAACAGGAAGGAACCTTGTTACAGAAACCGAGGCACATTATTTCTACCAAGCCATGGAAGAGAAGTGGCTACACGAGCATAGCTGGATTATACTTGATTAAAGGGTCAAGTTTAATCATTACTGAGGTTTTCCCCTTTATTAAAAAGCCCACTTCTGAGAATATGAGCGGCTGGAAAGATCCACCAAAGCTAGATGTGAAAAGTTCTGTACCTGGAAGCAGAAAAGCGCGATGGAGTATATGACGTAGTCTTCCCTGGAGGCGCCGACGGCGGGCAGAACGGACGCCATGTTGTAAACACcgacacagaagaagaggaggaagcccaACAGATGACTCCAGATGTTCACCGTCTCGTTGGACAGTATGAAGAGGCTGCACACGagacaaaaacatttaataGAACCACGCTAAAACGATATCTCAATATCAAAATTGAACCACACAAGAAAAATACAACCTAAAATAGGTGAAGCTGCTCATGTGTGGCCTCTCTGATGCACCTGTACCCAGCTACAGTAACAACAGTAAAAAAAGGTGTTGTCACCTTTTGATGCACAGTCTGGAGGGCAGATAGGCTCTGTATCCATCTGTGATGTACGGGTTCTCCCTCAGGAACACCGGGATCTGTTCATAGGTGTACAGCCTGATGCCCCGGGGCACCAGCACCGGCCAGTACTGGTACCCTCCCAGCTCGATGTAGTGGGACGTCTGGGCgctcttctgctgtttctggGGCATCGCTGTGCTGCAGTTGGGAGCTGGAGACATTTACAGAGACACTTCTGGATATCTGACATGACAACATAacacaattttgattgtaaaagacgctatataaataaagattgattgatgatgGGCTGCCGAGTGAACCGGTTTAAAAGATTAAGCTGCATGTTTAATGAATGTTAAAGTTCCGAATCACCagttttaaagcattttgaGATGCTTGTCAGATGTACTGACTACAAACACTGGTTATTAGGAAGGTAGCAGCTAAGCTAACTAACAAGGTTAGTCCAAACGCTACCTCAGGGCTCTAACCAGCTGATACTCAAACCAGCTGATTCTACGatcaaatcaaacacaaaaatcCAAGCAGCCTGAACTAGAATAAAGGTTGAGTCAAGTTTCGACAAAAACATGGCAGGGAATATACGCTGGAAGCTTCGTTCTATTAAAGAAAAGACCTGGTTGGTTGGAATAAACGTTAAGGCCGTGGGCATCTTTGCCAGCCGACAGCATAAAAGAGCCAACAGAAAACTGTGTTTGGTCTTCTAATGGAAATAAGGCCAACTTAAATCACATTCACCGGTAGCTCCAGAGGTCTGCCGGCTAGCTAGAGGCTAGGAGGCTGAACAGGCTAGGTAGCTAAAAGTTGCTTTGTTCGAAAGGAACTGATGAAAACCCACCTTTTAACTTGGTGTATGTGCACTTTGTGCCATTGTGTGGTTTAAAATACGCACTTCTCATTTGTAATAATGTTTTAGAATTAAACGATGCAAAAATATatcaacacattttctttaaCACGGACGTCACAACGGAAGGACCCCTCCAGAGTAACCAACGAGtgcctgattaaaaaaagagtttcCGACTGTTGCGTTCAAGGAATCATTTATGcaacaattttatttttaattggaaataagaatataaatctataaacattttaatcaaaatgtaataattttACGGGGCAGCCACTCTTGCATTATATTAAAAAGGATATGCATGGGAGAGACATTTGtccaattatttaaaatataataataacaaagcaAATTTATACATGGGTATGCCAAGACAGCATATAAATGACCCTGAAGTGTGCAAAGAATACCAGAAAATACAAATATGTGCTCTCTTTTTcctattattttaaaataagaaaagaaaatgtttcccAGATTAGGCAAATACACTTCTGAAAGGTGTAGAACAGACATATAGGACATCTTTTGTCTCTGCAAAAAACATCATCATCCCATTGCTCCGTGTCATCAGGAATACTCATCAGAGCGAGCATTTACCCACAGACCTTTCAGGTGTGAGAAATGTTGGAGGACTCCCCCAGGAGAGAAGTCACACCCAGTCCTCCCTCTGCTTTTTACACCCCTCTTTAGATGCCTCATTCTCAACTGGAAGTGTGTTCTTCATTATCACTTCTAATGCACCTCTCAGCACATCCACTTGGCAAAGTGTCAGCTGCCAAGTTAAGACAGTCACTCAAGTGTGCGAAGGCAAACGACAAgagtctcttctctctctgtctctcccgtTCTCTCTCACGTgaattaattgatttttttaaagcataaagTTGGCAGAGATTTATCACAAACTGATTTTTGGTAGTAACAGAAGCTGAGATTACAACAACAACTGAAGGTTAGTCATCTATTTTCTCAGCATTCCAACAATGAAAAATCGACTTAAAACAGTGACTTAAAAC is a window of Takifugu flavidus isolate HTHZ2018 chromosome 5, ASM371156v2, whole genome shotgun sequence DNA encoding:
- the paqr3a gene encoding progestin and adipoQ receptor family member 3a encodes the protein MRSAYFKPHNGTKCTYTKLKAPNCSTAMPQKQQKSAQTSHYIELGGYQYWPVLVPRGIRLYTYEQIPVFLRENPYITDGYRAYLPSRLCIKSLFILSNETVNIWSHLLGFLLFFCVGVYNMASVLPAVGASREDYVIYSIALFCFQLCMLCSVGYHLFCCHRSEKTSRRWMALDYAGVSIGILGCYVPGVFYTFYCNNYWRQVYLVTVLAMILAVFFAQIHPHYLSKQWKQLRSLIFCSVVGYGLVPTAHWIFITGGFSSELVQAFVPRVLVMYLIAALALIFYVSKVPERYFPGQLNYLGSSHQLWHLLLVLMFYWWHQASGFIMAYRHSQPCPGAPQHP